In the genome of Dermacentor andersoni chromosome 3, qqDerAnde1_hic_scaffold, whole genome shotgun sequence, one region contains:
- the LOC126524576 gene encoding histone H3-like encodes MARTKQTARKRTGGKAPRKQLATKAARKGAPATGEVKKPHRYRPGTVALREICRYQKSTELLIRKLPFERLVREIAQDFKTDLRFQSSAVRALQEASEAYLVGLFEDTNMCAIHGKRVTIMPKDIQLARRIRGERA; translated from the coding sequence atggccaggaccaagcaaaccgcccgtaagagaaCCGGTGgaaaggctccgcgtaagcaacttgctaccaaggctgctcgcaagggTGCACCTGCCACTGGCGAGGTTAAGAAGCCGCATCGCTATAGGCCTGGGActgtggcccttcgtgaaatttgccgctaccagaagtcgacagAACTTCTCATCCGGAAGCTGCCGTTcgagcgcttggtgagggaaattgCTCAGGacttcaagaccgacctccgattccagagttcggctgtgagggcgcttcaggaggccagcgaggcctacctggtcggtctcttcgaggacaccaacatgTGCGCCATCCACGGCAAGCgagttaccatcatgccgaaggacatccagcttgcccggcgcatccgtggcgagcgtgCCTAA